Proteins co-encoded in one Vibrio aquimaris genomic window:
- the secY gene encoding preprotein translocase subunit SecY — translation MAKKPGQDFRSAQSGLSELKSRLLFVIGALLVFRAGSFVPIPGIDAAVLADLFEQQKGTIVEMFNMFSGGALERASILALGIMPYISASIVVQLLTVVHPALAELKKEGEAGRRKISQYTRYGTLVLATFQAIGIATGLPNMVDNLVVINQTMFTLIATVSLVTGTMFLMWLGEQITERGIGNGISLLIFAGIVAGLPSAIGQTIEQARQGELHVLLLLLIVVLSFAVIYFVVFMERGQRRIVVNYAKRQQGRKVFAAQSTHLPLKINMAGVIPAIFASSIILFPGTLAQWFGQNGESSTLGWLTDVSLALSPGQPLYVMLYAAAIIFFCFFYTALVFNPRETADNLKKSGAFVPGIRPGEQTAKYIDKVMTRLTLAGALYITFICLIPEFMMVAWNVRFYFGGTSLLIVVVVIMDFMAQVQTHLMSQQYDSVLKKANLKGYGR, via the coding sequence ATGGCTAAGAAACCAGGACAAGATTTTCGTAGTGCTCAGAGCGGCTTAAGTGAACTAAAGTCGCGCTTGTTATTCGTAATTGGTGCACTTTTAGTATTCCGAGCCGGCTCTTTTGTGCCGATTCCTGGTATTGACGCTGCTGTACTTGCCGATTTGTTCGAACAGCAAAAAGGTACCATCGTTGAAATGTTTAACATGTTCTCCGGTGGTGCTCTTGAGCGTGCATCTATATTAGCGTTGGGCATCATGCCGTATATTTCGGCATCGATTGTTGTCCAACTGCTAACCGTAGTTCACCCTGCGTTAGCTGAACTCAAGAAAGAGGGTGAAGCAGGCCGTCGTAAGATAAGCCAATATACGCGCTACGGCACGCTTGTACTTGCAACATTCCAAGCTATTGGTATTGCAACAGGCTTACCAAACATGGTCGATAATCTGGTTGTTATCAACCAAACCATGTTTACGCTAATTGCTACCGTAAGTTTAGTAACTGGTACCATGTTCCTGATGTGGTTAGGTGAACAAATTACAGAGCGTGGAATTGGTAACGGTATATCGTTACTTATTTTTGCAGGTATTGTTGCTGGATTGCCTTCTGCAATCGGTCAAACAATCGAGCAAGCGCGTCAAGGTGAATTGCATGTACTTCTTCTGCTGTTGATTGTTGTACTTTCTTTTGCAGTGATCTACTTCGTTGTTTTCATGGAGCGTGGTCAACGTCGAATCGTCGTTAACTATGCGAAACGTCAACAAGGTCGTAAGGTCTTTGCTGCACAAAGCACACACTTGCCACTTAAAATTAATATGGCAGGTGTTATTCCAGCAATCTTTGCATCTAGTATTATACTGTTTCCAGGAACACTGGCGCAGTGGTTTGGTCAAAATGGTGAGAGCAGCACGCTTGGTTGGTTAACTGACGTGTCTTTGGCTCTTAGCCCAGGTCAGCCTTTATATGTAATGCTATATGCAGCAGCGATTATTTTCTTCTGTTTCTTCTACACAGCGTTGGTATTCAACCCTAGAGAAACAGCAGATAACCTGAAGAAGTCTGGTGCATTCGTACCCGGCATCCGCCCAGGTGAGCAGACAGCTAAATATATAGATAAAGTGATGACGCGTTTAACCCTAGCGGGTGCGTTATACATTACCTTTATCTGTCTGATTCCAGAGTTCATGATGGTCGCGTGGAACGTACGTTTCTACTTCGGCGGAACATCACTACTGATTGTAGTAGTGGTTATTATGGACTTTATGGCACAGGTACAGACTCATCTGATGTCTCAACAGTATGATTCTGTGTTGAAAAAGGCAAACCTGAAAGGCTACGGCCGATAA
- the rplO gene encoding 50S ribosomal protein L15 translates to MRLNTLSPAAGSKPSAKRVGRGIGSGLGKTGGRGHKGQKSRSGGSVRPGFEGGQMPLKQRLPKFGFTSRKSLVSAEVRLAELAKVTGDVVDLNSLKAANVITKNIEFVKVVLSGEINKAVTVKGLRVTKGAKAAIEAAGGKIEE, encoded by the coding sequence ATGCGTTTGAATACTCTATCACCGGCTGCGGGTTCTAAGCCTTCTGCGAAGCGCGTAGGTCGTGGTATCGGTTCTGGCCTTGGTAAAACCGGTGGTCGTGGCCACAAAGGTCAAAAGTCACGTTCTGGCGGCAGTGTTCGTCCAGGCTTCGAAGGCGGTCAAATGCCTTTGAAACAGCGTCTACCTAAGTTCGGCTTCACTTCTCGTAAGAGTCTCGTGTCTGCTGAAGTTCGTCTAGCTGAGCTAGCGAAAGTAACAGGTGACGTCGTTGACCTAAACAGCCTTAAAGCTGCTAACGTTATCACTAAGAACATCGAATTTGTTAAAGTTGTTCTTTCTGGTGAAATTAACAAAGCAGTGACTGTTAAAGGTCTACGTGTGACTAAAGGCGCTAAAGCTGCTATCGAAGCTGCTGGCGGTAAAATCGAGGAATAA
- the rpmD gene encoding 50S ribosomal protein L30, whose protein sequence is MATIKVTQTKSSIGRLPKHKLCLKGLGLRKINHTVELEDTPCVRGMINKVFYMVKVEE, encoded by the coding sequence ATGGCAACTATTAAAGTTACTCAAACTAAAAGCTCAATCGGTCGTCTACCTAAGCACAAATTGTGCTTAAAGGGTCTAGGCCTTCGTAAAATCAACCATACTGTAGAACTTGAAGATACTCCGTGTGTACGCGGAATGATCAACAAGGTTTTCTACATGGTTAAAGTTGAGGAGTAA
- the rpsE gene encoding 30S ribosomal protein S5, producing MAKEQQVQANDLQEKLIAVNRVSKTVKGGRIMSFTALTVVGDGNGRVGFGYGKAREVPAAIQKAMEKARRNMTTIALNEGTLFHPVKGRHSGSKVYMQPAAEGTGVIAGGAMRAVLEVAGVHNVLSKAYGSTNPINIVRATIDALDSMKSPEMVAAKRGLTVESISE from the coding sequence ATGGCTAAAGAACAACAAGTTCAAGCGAATGATTTGCAAGAAAAGCTAATCGCAGTTAACCGTGTATCAAAAACGGTTAAAGGTGGTCGAATCATGAGCTTTACTGCACTAACTGTAGTTGGTGACGGTAACGGTCGCGTAGGTTTCGGTTACGGCAAAGCTCGTGAAGTACCTGCAGCGATTCAAAAAGCAATGGAAAAAGCGCGTCGTAATATGACTACTATCGCGCTTAACGAAGGCACACTTTTCCACCCGGTAAAAGGTCGCCACTCGGGCTCTAAAGTTTACATGCAGCCAGCTGCAGAAGGTACAGGTGTAATCGCAGGTGGTGCGATGCGTGCAGTACTAGAAGTAGCAGGTGTACATAACGTACTATCTAAAGCATACGGTTCTACGAACCCTATCAACATCGTTCGTGCTACGATCGATGCACTAGATAGCATGAAGTCGCCAGAAATGGTTGCTGCTAAACGTGGTCTAACTGTTGAATCTATTTCGGAGTAA
- the rplR gene encoding 50S ribosomal protein L18: protein MDKKASRIRRATRARRKIAELGATRLVVHRTPRHVYAQVIASNGSEVIAAASTVEKAIREQVKNTGNIDAAKAVGKAVAERALEKGVASVAFDRSGFQYHGRVAALAESAREAGLKF, encoded by the coding sequence ATGGATAAGAAAGCATCTCGCATCCGTCGTGCTACACGCGCACGTCGTAAGATTGCAGAACTGGGTGCAACTCGCCTAGTAGTACACCGTACTCCTCGTCATGTGTACGCTCAGGTTATCGCATCAAACGGCTCTGAGGTTATCGCAGCAGCTTCTACTGTAGAAAAAGCGATCCGTGAGCAAGTGAAGAACACTGGTAACATCGATGCAGCTAAAGCAGTAGGTAAAGCTGTTGCTGAGCGCGCGCTAGAAAAAGGCGTAGCGTCAGTTGCATTTGATCGTTCTGGTTTCCAATACCACGGTCGAGTAGCGGCGCTAGCAGAATCTGCTCGCGAAGCTGGTCTGAAATTCTAA
- the rplF gene encoding 50S ribosomal protein L6, whose amino-acid sequence MSRVAKAPVAIPAGVEVKLNGQEITVKSAKGELSRVLNDAVVVAQEENNLTFGPKEGVVNAWAQAGTARALVNNMVVGVTEGFTKKLTLKGVGYRAAIKGKGVSLTLGFSHPVEHELPEGIKAECPSQTEIVISGCDKQLVGQVAADIRSYREPEPYKGKGVRYADENVRTKEAKKK is encoded by the coding sequence ATGTCTCGTGTTGCTAAGGCACCTGTCGCTATTCCAGCTGGCGTAGAGGTGAAACTAAACGGCCAAGAAATCACTGTAAAAAGTGCAAAGGGCGAACTATCACGCGTTCTTAACGATGCAGTTGTAGTGGCTCAGGAAGAAAACAACCTAACTTTCGGTCCTAAAGAAGGTGTTGTTAATGCATGGGCTCAAGCAGGTACTGCTCGCGCTCTAGTAAACAACATGGTTGTTGGTGTTACTGAAGGCTTTACTAAGAAGCTAACTCTTAAAGGTGTTGGTTACCGTGCTGCTATTAAAGGCAAAGGTGTATCTCTAACACTAGGCTTCTCACACCCTGTTGAGCACGAGTTGCCAGAGGGTATTAAAGCTGAATGTCCTAGCCAAACTGAAATTGTTATCTCTGGTTGCGATAAGCAGCTAGTAGGTCAAGTTGCGGCTGACATTCGTTCTTACCGTGAGCCTGAGCCTTATAAAGGTAAAGGTGTTCGTTACGCAGATGAAAATGTGCGTACTAAAGAAGCTAAGAAGAAGTAA
- the rpsH gene encoding 30S ribosomal protein S8 gives MSMQDPISDMLTRVRNGQAANKVAVKMPSSKLKVAIAALLKAEGYITDFAVEGEVKPELEVTLKYFQAKPVIEQLKRVSRPGLRVYKKKDDLPSVMGGLGVAIVSTSKGLMSDRAARKAGLGGEIICYVA, from the coding sequence ATGAGCATGCAAGATCCGATTTCGGATATGCTGACCCGCGTTCGTAACGGTCAGGCAGCAAACAAAGTTGCTGTTAAAATGCCTTCTTCAAAGCTTAAAGTTGCAATTGCTGCACTACTAAAAGCTGAAGGTTACATCACTGATTTCGCTGTTGAAGGCGAAGTAAAACCTGAGCTAGAAGTTACTCTTAAGTACTTCCAAGCTAAACCAGTAATCGAGCAACTTAAGCGTGTTTCTCGTCCAGGTCTACGTGTTTACAAGAAGAAAGATGATCTTCCTTCTGTAATGGGCGGTCTTGGTGTTGCTATCGTTTCAACTTCCAAGGGTCTGATGTCAGACCGTGCTGCACGTAAAGCAGGTCTTGGCGGTGAAATCATCTGCTACGTAGCGTAA
- the rpsN gene encoding 30S ribosomal protein S14, translating to MAKNSMKAREVKRAKLVAKYAEKRAALKAIISDVNASEEDRWNAVLKLQTLPRDSSASRQRNRCNQTGRPHGYLRKFGLSRIKVREACMKGEIPGLRKASW from the coding sequence ATGGCTAAAAATTCAATGAAAGCACGTGAAGTAAAACGTGCGAAGCTAGTAGCTAAGTACGCTGAGAAGCGTGCAGCGCTTAAAGCTATCATCAGCGATGTAAACGCATCTGAAGAAGATCGTTGGAACGCAGTTCTTAAATTGCAAACTCTTCCACGTGATTCAAGTGCATCACGTCAGCGCAACCGTTGTAACCAAACTGGTCGTCCACACGGTTACCTACGTAAGTTCGGTCTAAGCCGTATCAAAGTTCGTGAAGCTTGCATGAAAGGCGAGATTCCTGGACTTCGTAAGGCTAGCTGGTAA
- the rplE gene encoding 50S ribosomal protein L5: protein MAKLHDYYKSSVVAELTKQFSYTSVMQVPRIEKITLNMGVGEAINDKKLLENAASDMATISGQKPLITKARKSVAGFKIREGYPIGCKVTLRGERMWDFLERLISIALPRVRDFRGVSAKSFDGRGNYSMGVREQIIFPEIDFDKVDRVRGLDITITTSAGTDEEGRALLAAFNFPFRK from the coding sequence ATGGCGAAACTGCATGATTACTACAAGTCGTCTGTAGTCGCTGAACTGACCAAACAGTTTAGCTACACAAGCGTCATGCAAGTCCCTAGAATCGAGAAAATCACCCTAAACATGGGTGTTGGTGAAGCAATCAACGATAAGAAACTGCTAGAAAATGCAGCGTCTGATATGGCAACGATCTCTGGTCAGAAGCCACTTATCACAAAAGCGCGCAAATCTGTTGCAGGTTTCAAAATCCGTGAAGGCTACCCTATCGGTTGTAAAGTAACCTTGCGTGGCGAACGTATGTGGGATTTTCTTGAGCGTCTTATTTCGATCGCTCTTCCACGTGTACGTGACTTCCGTGGCGTTAGCGCTAAGTCTTTTGACGGACGCGGTAACTATAGCATGGGCGTTCGCGAGCAAATCATCTTCCCGGAAATCGACTTTGATAAAGTTGATCGAGTACGCGGTCTAGACATCACTATTACGACGTCTGCTGGTACTGATGAGGAAGGCCGTGCTCTGCTGGCTGCCTTTAACTTCCCATTCCGTAAGTAA
- the rplX gene encoding 50S ribosomal protein L24, protein MAAKIRRNDEVIVLAGKDKGKKGKVTKVLATGKVFVEGINLVKKHQKPVPAMNIQGGIVEQEAAIDVSNVAIFNAATGKADRIGFRFEDGKKVRFFKSNGETVSN, encoded by the coding sequence ATGGCAGCTAAAATCCGTCGTAATGACGAAGTAATCGTTCTTGCTGGTAAAGATAAAGGCAAGAAAGGTAAAGTAACTAAGGTTCTAGCAACTGGTAAAGTTTTCGTTGAAGGCATTAACCTTGTTAAGAAGCATCAAAAACCTGTACCTGCAATGAATATCCAAGGTGGTATTGTTGAGCAGGAAGCAGCTATCGATGTATCTAACGTGGCTATTTTCAACGCAGCTACTGGTAAAGCTGACCGTATCGGTTTCCGTTTTGAAGACGGCAAGAAAGTTCGTTTCTTCAAGTCTAACGGTGAAACCGTTTCTAACTAA
- the rplN gene encoding 50S ribosomal protein L14 produces MIQMQSMLDAADNSGARSVMCIKVLGGSHRRYAHIGDVIKVTVKEAIPRGKVKKGDVLKAVVVRTRKGVRRPDGSVIRFDRNACVLLNDNTEQPIGTRIFGPVTRELRGDKFMKIVSLAPEVL; encoded by the coding sequence ATGATCCAAATGCAAAGTATGCTGGACGCAGCTGATAACTCAGGCGCACGCAGCGTAATGTGTATTAAGGTTCTGGGTGGCTCTCATCGCCGTTATGCACACATCGGTGACGTTATCAAAGTTACTGTTAAGGAAGCAATTCCTCGCGGTAAAGTTAAAAAAGGTGACGTTCTGAAGGCGGTGGTAGTTCGCACCCGTAAAGGCGTACGTCGTCCTGACGGTTCTGTCATTCGCTTCGACCGAAATGCTTGCGTATTGTTAAACGATAACACTGAGCAACCAATCGGTACACGTATCTTTGGTCCTGTGACACGCGAACTTCGTGGCGATAAGTTCATGAAGATCGTTTCACTGGCTCCAGAAGTTCTGTAA
- the rpsQ gene encoding 30S ribosomal protein S17 produces the protein MSEVKRTQQGRVVSDKMDKSITVAIERMVKHPIYGKFVKRTTKVHAHDENNECGLGDTVEIAECRPLSKTKSWALVKVVEKAKI, from the coding sequence ATGAGCGAAGTAAAACGTACTCAACAAGGTCGTGTCGTTAGCGACAAGATGGACAAGTCTATCACTGTTGCTATCGAGCGCATGGTTAAACACCCAATTTACGGCAAGTTCGTAAAGCGCACGACTAAAGTACACGCACATGACGAGAACAACGAGTGTGGCCTAGGCGACACAGTTGAAATCGCAGAGTGTCGTCCTCTGTCTAAGACTAAGTCTTGGGCATTGGTAAAAGTCGTAGAAAAAGCGAAGATTTAA
- the rpmC gene encoding 50S ribosomal protein L29, whose amino-acid sequence MKAQDLREKSVEELNSELLELLREQFNLRMQAATGQLQQTHTLKAVRRDIARVKTVLTEKAGA is encoded by the coding sequence ATGAAAGCACAAGATCTACGCGAAAAGAGCGTTGAAGAGCTTAACTCTGAGTTACTAGAGTTGCTACGCGAACAGTTCAACCTGCGCATGCAGGCGGCAACTGGTCAGCTACAGCAAACTCACACTCTGAAAGCTGTACGCCGTGATATCGCACGTGTGAAAACTGTTTTGACTGAGAAGGCAGGCGCATAA
- the rplP gene encoding 50S ribosomal protein L16, whose product MLQPKRTKFRKVQTGRNRGLAKGTEVSFGEFGLKATGRGRLTARQIEAARRAMTRHVKRQGKIWIRVFPDKPITEKPLEVRQGKGKGNVEYWVAQIQPGKVMYEMGGIPEELAREAFRLAARKLPFKTTFVTKQVM is encoded by the coding sequence ATGCTACAACCTAAACGTACTAAGTTCCGTAAGGTTCAGACAGGTCGTAACCGTGGTCTAGCTAAAGGTACTGAAGTAAGCTTCGGCGAATTCGGTCTTAAAGCAACTGGCCGTGGTCGTCTAACTGCTCGTCAGATCGAAGCGGCACGTCGTGCAATGACACGTCACGTTAAGCGTCAAGGTAAAATCTGGATCCGTGTGTTCCCAGACAAGCCTATCACAGAAAAACCACTAGAAGTTCGTCAGGGTAAGGGTAAAGGTAACGTTGAGTACTGGGTAGCCCAAATCCAACCTGGAAAGGTAATGTACGAAATGGGTGGTATACCTGAAGAATTGGCACGTGAAGCGTTCCGCCTAGCGGCTCGTAAGCTGCCTTTCAAGACGACATTTGTAACTAAGCAGGTGATGTGA
- the rpsC gene encoding 30S ribosomal protein S3 — MGQKVHPNGIRLGIVKPWNATWFANTKEFADNLDGDFKVRQFLTSELKKASLSRIVIERPAKSIRVTIHTARPGVVIGKKGEDVEKLRAAVAKIAGVPAQINIAEVRKPELDAQLVGDSIASQLERRVMFRRAMKRAVQNAMRLGAKGIKVEVSGRLGGAEIARSEWYREGRVPLHTLRADIDYATSSAHTQYGVIGIKVWIFKGEILGGMPAANAVEPKGDKPKKQRKGRK, encoded by the coding sequence ATGGGTCAGAAAGTACATCCAAATGGTATTCGTCTTGGCATCGTTAAGCCTTGGAATGCTACATGGTTTGCTAACACCAAAGAATTCGCTGACAACCTAGACGGCGACTTCAAGGTACGTCAGTTCCTTACAAGTGAACTGAAAAAAGCGTCTCTTTCACGTATCGTTATCGAGCGTCCTGCTAAGAGCATCCGTGTGACTATTCACACTGCTCGTCCAGGCGTTGTAATCGGTAAGAAAGGTGAAGACGTTGAGAAGCTACGCGCAGCTGTAGCTAAAATTGCAGGTGTACCAGCGCAAATTAACATCGCTGAAGTACGTAAGCCTGAACTAGATGCACAACTTGTTGGTGACAGCATCGCGTCTCAACTAGAGCGTCGTGTTATGTTCCGTCGCGCTATGAAGCGTGCGGTACAAAACGCTATGCGTCTAGGTGCTAAAGGTATCAAAGTAGAAGTAAGTGGTCGTCTAGGCGGCGCTGAAATTGCACGTTCAGAGTGGTACCGTGAAGGCCGTGTGCCTCTACACACTCTACGTGCTGACATTGATTACGCAACTTCTTCGGCTCACACTCAATACGGTGTGATCGGCATTAAAGTTTGGATCTTCAAAGGTGAGATCCTAGGCGGAATGCCAGCAGCTAACGCTGTAGAGCCTAAAGGCGACAAGCCTAAGAAGCAGCGCAAAGGCCGTAAGTAA
- the rplV gene encoding 50S ribosomal protein L22 gives MEALAKHNFARISPQKARLVADQIRGKSVDQALEILTFSNKKAADLVKKVLESAIANAEHNEGADIDDLSVAKIFVDEGPIMKRIMPRAKGRADRILKRSSHITVVVADA, from the coding sequence ATGGAAGCACTAGCTAAACATAACTTTGCTCGCATTTCGCCTCAGAAAGCTCGCTTAGTTGCGGATCAAATCCGTGGTAAATCAGTTGACCAAGCTCTAGAAATCTTAACTTTCAGCAACAAAAAAGCTGCTGACTTAGTAAAGAAAGTTCTTGAGTCAGCTATCGCGAACGCGGAGCACAACGAAGGTGCAGATATTGACGACCTAAGTGTCGCAAAGATCTTCGTAGATGAAGGCCCTATCATGAAGCGTATTATGCCTCGTGCTAAAGGTCGTGCGGATCGTATCTTGAAGCGTTCAAGCCACATCACTGTTGTTGTTGCAGACGCTTGA
- the rpsS gene encoding 30S ribosomal protein S19 — protein sequence MPRSLKKGPFIDLHLLKKVEKAVESGDKKPIKTWSRRSMIIPTMIGLTIAVHNGRQHVPVFVTDEMIGHKLGEFAPTRTYRGHVVDKKAKKR from the coding sequence ATGCCACGTTCTCTCAAGAAAGGTCCATTTATCGACCTACACTTGCTGAAGAAGGTAGAGAAAGCGGTGGAAAGCGGAGACAAAAAGCCTATTAAGACTTGGTCCCGTCGTTCAATGATCATCCCTACGATGATCGGTTTGACCATCGCTGTCCATAATGGTCGTCAGCACGTACCAGTATTCGTAACCGACGAAATGATCGGTCACAAACTGGGCGAATTTGCACCAACTCGTACTTACCGCGGCCACGTCGTGGATAAGAAAGCTAAGAAGCGTTAA
- the rplB gene encoding 50S ribosomal protein L2, with the protein MAIVKCKPTSPGRRHVVKVVNADLHKGKPYAPLLEKNSKNGGRNNNGRITVRHIGGGHKHHYRVIDFKRTKDGIPAKVERLEYDPNRSANIALVLYADGERRYILAPKGVQAGDAIQSGADAPIKAGNALPMRNIPVGSTVHNVELKPGKGGQLARSAGAYAQIVARDGAYVTLRLRSGEMRKVLSEGRATIGEVGNSEHMLRELGKAGASRWRGVRPTVRGVVMNPVDHPHGGGEGRTSGGRHPVSPWGQPTKGFKTRKNKRTDKYIVRRRNK; encoded by the coding sequence ATGGCTATTGTTAAATGTAAGCCGACTTCCCCTGGTCGTCGTCACGTTGTTAAAGTTGTTAACGCTGACCTACACAAGGGTAAGCCATACGCACCTCTTCTAGAGAAAAACTCTAAGAACGGTGGTCGTAACAACAACGGTCGTATCACAGTACGTCACATCGGCGGTGGTCACAAGCACCATTACCGTGTAATTGATTTTAAACGTACTAAAGACGGTATCCCAGCGAAAGTTGAGCGTCTAGAATACGATCCAAACCGTAGCGCTAACATCGCTCTAGTTCTGTACGCAGACGGTGAGCGTCGTTACATCCTAGCACCTAAAGGTGTTCAAGCTGGTGATGCTATCCAGTCTGGTGCAGACGCACCAATCAAAGCTGGTAATGCACTTCCAATGCGTAACATCCCAGTAGGTTCAACGGTTCATAACGTTGAACTTAAGCCTGGTAAAGGTGGTCAGCTAGCTCGTTCGGCGGGTGCATATGCTCAAATCGTTGCTCGCGACGGTGCATACGTAACTCTTCGTCTACGTTCTGGCGAAATGCGCAAAGTACTTTCTGAAGGCCGTGCAACAATCGGTGAAGTTGGTAACTCTGAGCACATGCTACGTGAACTTGGTAAAGCTGGTGCTAGCCGCTGGCGCGGTGTTCGTCCAACCGTTCGTGGTGTTGTGATGAACCCAGTAGACCACCCACACGGTGGTGGTGAAGGCCGTACTTCTGGTGGTCGTCACCCAGTATCACCATGGGGTCAGCCAACTAAAGGCTTCAAGACTCGTAAGAACAAACGCACTGACAAGTACATCGTACGTCGTCGTAACAAGTAA
- the rplW gene encoding 50S ribosomal protein L23 — MITEERILKVLRAPHISEKATMAAEKANTIVFKVAKDATKNEIKAAVEKLFEVEVKSVNTLITKGKTKRQGLRQGRRSDVKKAYVTLKEGQDLDFVGGAE; from the coding sequence ATGATCACTGAAGAGCGTATCCTAAAAGTTCTACGTGCTCCACACATCTCTGAAAAAGCAACTATGGCTGCTGAGAAAGCGAACACTATCGTTTTCAAAGTTGCTAAAGATGCAACTAAAAATGAGATCAAAGCAGCTGTAGAAAAGCTATTTGAAGTTGAAGTTAAGTCTGTAAATACTCTTATCACTAAGGGTAAGACCAAACGTCAAGGTCTACGCCAAGGTCGCCGCAGCGACGTTAAAAAAGCGTACGTTACTTTGAAAGAAGGTCAAGATCTTGACTTTGTTGGCGGCGCGGAATAA
- the rplD gene encoding 50S ribosomal protein L4 has product MELMVKGADALTVSETTFGREFNEALVHQVVVAYAAGARQGTRAQKTRSEVAGGGAKPWRQKGTGRARAGTIRSPIWRTGGVTFAAKPQDHSQKVNKKMYRGAMKSILSELVRQERLIVVDNFSVEAPKTKELVAKLKELELTDALIVTSEVDENLFLAARNLYKVDARDAAGIDPVSLIAFDKVVMTAEAVKQVEEMLA; this is encoded by the coding sequence ATGGAACTAATGGTTAAAGGTGCTGATGCACTAACTGTTTCCGAAACTACTTTCGGACGTGAGTTTAACGAAGCTCTTGTACACCAAGTAGTTGTTGCGTATGCAGCAGGTGCTCGTCAAGGTACTCGTGCTCAAAAAACACGTTCAGAAGTTGCAGGCGGTGGCGCTAAGCCATGGCGTCAAAAAGGTACTGGCCGTGCACGTGCTGGTACAATCCGTAGCCCAATCTGGCGTACAGGTGGTGTTACTTTTGCTGCGAAACCACAAGATCACAGCCAAAAAGTTAACAAGAAAATGTACCGTGGTGCTATGAAGAGCATTCTTTCTGAGCTTGTTCGTCAAGAGCGTCTAATCGTTGTTGATAACTTCTCAGTAGAAGCGCCAAAGACAAAAGAGCTTGTCGCTAAGCTGAAAGAGCTTGAGCTAACTGATGCGCTTATCGTGACTAGCGAAGTAGATGAGAATCTATTCCTAGCTGCTCGTAACCTATACAAAGTTGATGCACGTGATGCAGCTGGTATTGATCCAGTTTCACTAATCGCGTTCGACAAAGTTGTAATGACTGCAGAAGCAGTTAAGCAAGTTGAGGAGATGCTAGCATGA
- the rplC gene encoding 50S ribosomal protein L3: MIGLIGRKVGMTRVFTEEGVSIPVTVVEVEANRVSQVRTLETDGYAAIQVTTGAKKANRVTKPEAGHFAKAGVEAGRGLWEFRLENGEEFEVGAELTVELFNETKKVDVTGTSKGKGFQGAVKRWNFSTQDMTHGNSLSHRAPGSIGQCQTPGRVFKGKKMAGHMGAERVTTQNLEIVRVDAERNLLLIKGAVPGATGGNVIVKPAVKA; the protein is encoded by the coding sequence ATGATTGGTCTAATCGGTCGTAAAGTGGGTATGACCCGCGTATTTACTGAAGAAGGCGTTTCTATCCCAGTAACTGTTGTTGAAGTTGAAGCTAACCGTGTTTCTCAAGTTCGTACACTTGAAACAGACGGCTATGCAGCAATTCAGGTAACGACTGGTGCTAAGAAAGCTAACCGTGTTACTAAGCCAGAAGCAGGTCACTTTGCTAAAGCAGGTGTTGAAGCTGGTCGCGGTCTTTGGGAATTCCGTTTGGAAAACGGTGAAGAGTTCGAAGTTGGTGCAGAACTAACGGTTGAACTATTCAACGAAACTAAGAAAGTAGACGTTACTGGTACTTCTAAAGGTAAAGGCTTCCAAGGCGCTGTTAAGCGTTGGAACTTCTCTACTCAAGATATGACTCACGGTAACTCATTGTCTCACCGTGCTCCTGGTTCTATCGGTCAATGTCAGACTCCAGGTCGCGTATTTAAAGGCAAGAAAATGGCAGGTCACATGGGTGCTGAGCGTGTAACGACTCAAAACCTAGAGATCGTACGTGTTGACGCTGAGCGCAACCTGCTTCTTATTAAAGGTGCAGTCCCTGGCGCAACTGGCGGTAACGTGATCGTTAAACCAGCTGTTAAAGCATAA